In one Magallana gigas chromosome 7, xbMagGiga1.1, whole genome shotgun sequence genomic region, the following are encoded:
- the LOC136269831 gene encoding uncharacterized protein, translated as MPKVKRGQAKGTKGPKNKRKRNEKTRDVGISSAQAESLSEEVPQMMAPVTLHGDTAPGAPGGLDAAPIPGLRCSVWIVGSSIVRNAGIAALSRPGGQGLGLQTKGSTFGGRATGVAIC; from the exons ATGCCGAAGGTCAAAAGAGGTCAAGCTAAGGGGACAAAGGGGCCGAAGAATAAGAGGAAGAGAAATGAAAAAACCCGCGACGTGGGAATATCGTCCGCACAGGCAGAGAGTCTCTCCGAAGAAGTTCCGCAGATGATGGCACCAGTGACACTTCATGGTGACACAGCCCCAGGAGCCCCTGGTGGCTTGGATGCTGCACCCATTCCAG GGCTAAGATGTTCAGTCTGGATAGTGGGATCCTCCATTGTAAGAAATGCAGGAATTGCAGCCTTAAGCAGGCCAGGGGGACAGGGCTTAGGACTCCAGACAAAAGGATCGACATTTGGTGGCAGGGCTACGGGGGTTGCGATTTGTTGA